From Catenulispora sp. GP43, one genomic window encodes:
- a CDS encoding MFS transporter gives MLIFSLLVVVLDNTILNVALKIISQPKTDPHQPGLGASQSDLEWAINSYTLVFAGLLFTFGIVGDRFGRKKILMAGMVGFGIASVLCAYAGSPGALIATRAAMGFFGAAIMPATLAIIANVFEPKEQPKAIGIWAGGVGLGVAIGPVLGGLLLDHFWWGSVFLINVPIIVIALIAMTILVPDSKNPKPGKLDPLGVFLSMAGIVVFVYGIIRGADVGWGNPQIWGSLAAGVLLSAGFVYWELRTDHPALDVRLFRSSRPFSASVMLVGLSFFAMMGVLFFLSFYLQSVLNYTPLKAGLFLTPFALAQLIFSPLSARLVQRFGARAVSTFGMVTIGVTFLMYQFVNQTSAAWLLLLIFFLQGMGMANVMPPATTTIMTSLPREKAGVGSSVSNTVRQVGGALGVAVLGTLLTTAYRSRMEGPLKTVVPNSSALHDIDGSIQATKGAGEHFPVLARFYPQADAAFIHAMHMTVTISAIVAFLAALVSLTWLPRKASGAPGPQRQTGSDAAAAAEAAGVA, from the coding sequence GTGCTCATCTTCAGCTTGCTCGTCGTCGTGTTGGACAACACGATCCTGAACGTCGCGCTCAAGATCATCTCGCAGCCCAAGACCGACCCGCACCAGCCGGGTCTGGGGGCTTCGCAGTCCGATCTGGAATGGGCGATCAACTCCTACACGCTGGTGTTCGCCGGCCTGTTGTTCACCTTCGGCATCGTCGGGGACCGGTTCGGCCGTAAGAAGATCCTGATGGCCGGCATGGTCGGGTTCGGGATCGCCTCGGTGCTGTGCGCCTACGCCGGCAGTCCCGGCGCGCTGATCGCCACCCGGGCCGCGATGGGCTTCTTCGGCGCCGCGATCATGCCGGCCACGCTGGCCATCATCGCCAACGTCTTCGAGCCCAAGGAGCAGCCCAAGGCGATCGGCATCTGGGCCGGCGGCGTGGGCCTGGGCGTGGCCATCGGCCCGGTTCTCGGCGGTCTGCTGCTGGACCACTTCTGGTGGGGCTCGGTCTTCCTGATCAACGTGCCGATCATCGTCATCGCGCTGATCGCGATGACGATCCTGGTGCCGGACTCGAAGAACCCCAAGCCCGGCAAGCTGGACCCGCTGGGCGTGTTCCTGTCGATGGCCGGGATCGTGGTGTTCGTCTACGGCATCATCCGCGGCGCGGACGTCGGCTGGGGCAACCCGCAGATCTGGGGCTCGCTGGCCGCCGGGGTGCTGCTGTCCGCCGGGTTCGTGTACTGGGAACTGCGCACCGACCACCCCGCGCTGGACGTGCGGCTGTTCCGCAGCTCGCGGCCGTTCTCCGCCTCGGTGATGCTGGTCGGCCTGTCCTTCTTCGCGATGATGGGCGTGCTGTTCTTCCTGTCCTTCTACCTGCAGTCGGTGCTGAACTACACTCCGCTGAAGGCCGGTCTGTTCCTGACGCCGTTCGCGCTGGCGCAGCTGATCTTCTCGCCGCTGTCGGCCCGCCTGGTGCAGCGCTTCGGGGCCCGGGCGGTGTCCACCTTCGGCATGGTCACCATCGGTGTCACGTTCCTGATGTACCAGTTCGTGAACCAGACCTCGGCGGCCTGGCTGCTGCTGCTGATCTTCTTCCTGCAGGGCATGGGCATGGCGAACGTGATGCCGCCGGCGACCACGACGATCATGACCTCGCTGCCGCGCGAGAAGGCCGGCGTCGGCTCCTCGGTGAGCAACACCGTCCGGCAGGTCGGCGGCGCGCTCGGCGTCGCGGTGCTGGGCACGCTGCTCACCACCGCCTACCGCAGCCGGATGGAGGGCCCGCTGAAGACGGTGGTCCCGAACTCCTCGGCGCTGCACGACATCGACGGCTCGATCCAGGCGACCAAGGGCGCCGGGGAGCACTTCCCGGTGCTGGCCCGCTTCTACCCGCAGGCCGACGCCGCGTTCATCCACGCGATGCACATGACGGTGACGATCTCGGCGATCGTGGCCTTCCTCGCCGCGCTCGTGTCGCTGACCTGGCTGCCGCGCAAGGCCTCCGGCGCGCCGGGGCCGCAGCGCCAGACCGGCAGCGACGCCGCCGCCGCGGCCGAGGCCGCGGGAGTGGCCTAG
- a CDS encoding TetR/AcrR family transcriptional regulator, whose protein sequence is MTTLWDRTRRLASQEILDNALRLFTEQGYDETSIAQIARESGVSQRTLFRYFGTKEDLLGGDQQRFGQVLTATVSEQPAEADAWEVLRAGIVAVLALHESHEQALKRFRLLHNTASLRAGWLEKRLRFQDELLPLITPRMDGTELAARAVIATAFACLDAATIAWVANDGEDDVMDLYDACLAAVRGR, encoded by the coding sequence ATGACGACCTTGTGGGACCGGACCCGCCGACTGGCTTCCCAGGAGATCCTCGACAACGCCCTGCGCCTGTTCACCGAACAGGGCTACGACGAGACCTCCATCGCCCAGATCGCCCGCGAGTCCGGGGTCTCCCAGCGCACCCTGTTCCGCTACTTCGGCACCAAGGAAGACCTCCTCGGCGGCGACCAGCAGCGCTTCGGCCAGGTTCTGACGGCCACCGTCAGCGAACAGCCCGCCGAGGCCGATGCCTGGGAAGTTCTGCGCGCGGGCATCGTCGCGGTCCTGGCCCTGCACGAGAGCCACGAACAAGCGCTGAAACGGTTCCGCCTGCTGCACAACACCGCGTCGCTGCGCGCCGGCTGGCTCGAGAAGCGGCTCCGTTTCCAGGACGAGTTGCTGCCGCTCATCACGCCGCGCATGGACGGCACGGAACTGGCCGCACGCGCGGTGATCGCGACCGCGTTCGCGTGTCTGGACGCCGCGACCATCGCCTGGGTCGCCAACGACGGCGAGGACGACGTCATGGACCTCTACGACGCGTGCCTGGCCGCGGTCCGCGGTCGATGA
- a CDS encoding flavin-containing monooxygenase — MTTGPGHQVAHQVAIVGAGFSGLCMAIQLKRDGVRDFVVFDKGADIGGVWRDNVYPGCGCDVPSHLYSYSFARYAGWSRAYPKQREILDYLHRCVRRWKLGPHLRLGTEIVAAHWEPQERLWRLRDAAGSEYTARVLVCGVGQLNRPRYPSVAGRETFAGAAFHSARWDAAWPPEAFAGKDVAVIGTGPSAVQFVPEIARYARTLYVFQRSANWVIPKYDYAFGPLARRAFRTVPGLRLAMRGFMYAVVGETLLYSAIAGSPLGRVVQKFSTRHLNKQIPDDADLRAKLTPDFPIGCKRILISDDWYPALARDNVEVVTEPVTEVTTGGVRTADGRERDVSVLVYGTGFRATEFLAPIDIVGRDGVRLQDRWREGATAYLGIAVPEFPNMFLLYGPTTNLGHNSVVYMIESQVRYIMSWLRAARNGQVEVAEGALARYDATMRRLLSRTAWEGGCTSWYMTAGGRVVNNWPLRSYRYRMATSRPRARDFLVP; from the coding sequence ATGACGACCGGTCCCGGGCATCAGGTTGCACATCAAGTCGCAATCGTCGGTGCCGGGTTTTCCGGGCTGTGTATGGCGATCCAGTTGAAGCGCGACGGCGTCCGGGATTTCGTCGTGTTCGACAAGGGCGCGGACATCGGCGGGGTCTGGCGCGACAACGTGTATCCCGGGTGCGGATGCGATGTGCCCTCGCACCTCTACTCATACTCGTTCGCACGCTATGCGGGATGGTCACGCGCCTATCCCAAGCAGCGGGAGATCCTCGACTACCTGCACCGCTGTGTGAGGCGTTGGAAACTCGGACCACATCTGCGGCTCGGTACGGAGATCGTCGCCGCGCACTGGGAGCCGCAGGAGCGCCTGTGGCGGCTCCGGGATGCCGCCGGGTCCGAATACACCGCCCGGGTACTGGTGTGCGGCGTGGGACAGCTCAACAGGCCGCGGTACCCCTCTGTGGCCGGACGCGAGACGTTCGCGGGGGCCGCGTTCCACTCGGCGCGGTGGGACGCCGCGTGGCCGCCGGAGGCGTTCGCCGGGAAGGACGTCGCCGTCATCGGGACCGGTCCGTCGGCCGTGCAGTTCGTCCCTGAGATCGCCCGCTATGCGCGCACGCTCTATGTGTTCCAGCGGTCCGCGAACTGGGTGATCCCCAAGTACGACTACGCCTTCGGTCCGCTGGCCCGCCGCGCCTTCCGCACCGTCCCGGGCCTCCGCCTGGCGATGCGCGGGTTCATGTACGCCGTGGTGGGGGAGACGCTGTTGTACTCCGCCATAGCGGGAAGCCCACTGGGACGCGTCGTACAGAAGTTCTCCACACGTCACCTGAACAAGCAGATCCCCGACGACGCCGACCTGCGAGCCAAGCTCACCCCGGACTTCCCGATCGGCTGCAAGCGCATCCTGATCTCGGACGACTGGTACCCGGCGCTCGCGCGGGACAACGTGGAGGTGGTCACCGAACCGGTCACCGAGGTGACCACAGGCGGGGTCCGCACAGCGGACGGCCGCGAACGCGACGTCTCGGTGCTCGTCTACGGGACCGGCTTCCGGGCCACAGAGTTCCTGGCGCCGATCGACATCGTTGGTCGGGACGGGGTACGGCTCCAGGACCGGTGGCGGGAAGGCGCCACCGCGTACCTTGGCATAGCGGTCCCCGAGTTCCCCAACATGTTCCTGCTCTACGGTCCGACCACGAACCTCGGCCACAATTCGGTGGTCTACATGATCGAGTCGCAGGTCCGGTACATCATGAGCTGGCTCCGAGCGGCCCGGAACGGCCAGGTCGAGGTGGCCGAGGGGGCGCTCGCGCGGTACGACGCGACCATGCGCCGGCTGCTGAGCCGCACCGCGTGGGAGGGCGGCTGTACCTCCTGGTACATGACCGCCGGCGGCCGGGTCGTCAACAACTGGCCACTGCGCTCCTACCGTTACCGCATGGCCACGAGCCGTCCGCGCGCACGCGACTTCCTGGTGCCGTAA
- a CDS encoding TetR/AcrR family transcriptional regulator — protein MTMIHDGRRPDERHPGHVDGVRADPACAGSGSGSGSGAGEGRRRPGRPRSEAAERAILDAVLGLLSEGVPYGSLSMEQVATRAGVGKATVYRRWPNKESLVVDSMATLWQECPPPDLSDDRSTRERILEYLNTMVGLMHEDMAGLVFASVMAAATAHPELVRRYQQVAIEPRREQLRMILRHGVAAGELRADLNVELAVRMFAGPIVHTMKSEHPGTAVTPEFVEGVVDTLLEGIAAR, from the coding sequence ATGACGATGATCCATGACGGCCGCCGCCCCGACGAGCGCCATCCCGGGCACGTGGACGGCGTCCGCGCCGACCCGGCCTGCGCCGGGTCCGGGTCCGGGTCTGGATCCGGGGCCGGGGAAGGCCGCCGCCGGCCCGGCCGGCCGCGCAGCGAGGCCGCCGAGCGGGCCATCCTCGACGCGGTGCTGGGCCTGCTCAGCGAGGGCGTGCCCTACGGCTCGCTGTCCATGGAGCAGGTCGCGACCCGGGCCGGCGTCGGCAAGGCGACCGTCTACCGCCGCTGGCCGAACAAGGAGAGCCTGGTCGTCGACTCGATGGCCACGCTGTGGCAGGAGTGCCCGCCGCCGGATCTGAGCGACGACCGCTCGACCCGCGAGCGGATCCTGGAGTACCTGAACACCATGGTGGGCCTCATGCACGAGGACATGGCCGGCCTGGTGTTCGCCTCGGTGATGGCCGCCGCGACGGCGCATCCGGAGCTGGTGCGGCGCTACCAGCAGGTCGCGATCGAGCCCCGGCGCGAGCAGCTGCGGATGATCCTGCGGCACGGCGTCGCCGCCGGGGAGCTGCGCGCGGACCTGAACGTGGAGCTCGCAGTGCGGATGTTCGCCGGGCCTATCGTGCACACGATGAAGTCCGAACACCCCGGCACGGCCGTGACTCCGGAGTTCGTGGAGGGTGTGGTCGACACCCTGTTGGAGGGCATCGCCGCGCGCTGA
- the panB gene encoding 3-methyl-2-oxobutanoate hydroxymethyltransferase, translating to MSAESSATQESAVSPSSASSAASAQPKLSLYGGTGTGRRVTVRDLAKAKREGEKWAMLTAYDALTAGVFDEAGIPVLLVGDSAGNNHLGYENTVPVTVDQLVMLSGAVVRGTKRAMVVGDLPFGSYQSSPAQALETAARFMKEAGVGAVKLEGGRRVLPQVEALVQAGVPVMAHIGLTPQSVNVLGGYRIAGRGDEEAEKLISDAKALQHAGAFAIVLELVPAELAARVSAEIDIPTVGIGAGAGTDAQVLVWTDMAGLTPGGVPKFVKQYADMRALLGDAARAFAADVVHGVYPDESHSYH from the coding sequence ATGTCCGCTGAAAGCAGCGCCACGCAGGAATCCGCAGTATCACCATCGTCCGCGTCATCCGCGGCATCCGCCCAGCCCAAGCTCTCGCTGTACGGCGGCACCGGGACCGGCCGCCGGGTCACCGTCCGGGACCTGGCCAAGGCCAAGCGCGAGGGCGAGAAGTGGGCCATGCTCACCGCCTACGACGCCCTCACGGCCGGCGTCTTCGACGAGGCCGGGATCCCGGTCCTGCTCGTCGGGGACTCGGCGGGCAACAACCACCTCGGGTACGAGAACACCGTGCCGGTGACCGTCGACCAGCTGGTCATGCTCTCCGGCGCCGTGGTGCGCGGCACCAAGCGCGCCATGGTCGTCGGCGACCTGCCGTTCGGCTCCTACCAGTCCTCGCCGGCGCAGGCGCTGGAGACCGCGGCCCGGTTCATGAAGGAGGCCGGCGTCGGCGCGGTCAAGCTCGAGGGCGGCCGCCGGGTGCTGCCTCAGGTCGAGGCGCTGGTGCAGGCCGGCGTCCCGGTGATGGCGCACATCGGGCTCACCCCGCAGTCGGTGAACGTCCTGGGCGGCTACCGGATAGCGGGACGGGGCGACGAGGAGGCCGAGAAGCTGATCTCGGACGCCAAGGCGCTGCAGCACGCCGGCGCCTTCGCGATCGTGCTGGAGCTGGTCCCGGCCGAGCTGGCCGCCCGGGTCTCCGCCGAGATCGACATCCCCACCGTGGGCATCGGGGCCGGGGCCGGCACCGACGCGCAGGTCCTGGTCTGGACCGACATGGCGGGCCTGACCCCCGGCGGTGTGCCGAAGTTCGTCAAGCAGTACGCGGACATGCGTGCCCTGCTGGGCGACGCGGCGCGCGCCTTCGCCGCCGACGTGGTGCACGGGGTGTACCCGGACGAGTCGCACTCGTACCACTGA
- a CDS encoding SDR family oxidoreductase — translation MILVTGASGTLGRLLVPTLTRRGADVRALSRRTRGGAGPGGTGSFEWAVGDLGTGAGLDEAVDGADVIVHAASNTRGQGRGDADAVWRLVEAAKRGGRRPHLVYISIVGVDRHHFGYYQAKYQAEQTIEASGLPHTVQRTTQWFQLLDTFLTLATKSPLVPVPSAPFQPLDAHETAGRLADLAGGEPLGRAEDMGGPELLDGAEIAQAYLRATGKRRLLLPFRVPGKAGRAFRAGVHTSPENRQGKTTWAEYLAAKYGG, via the coding sequence ATGATCCTGGTGACCGGAGCGAGCGGGACATTGGGCCGTCTGCTCGTCCCGACGCTGACCCGGCGCGGCGCGGACGTGCGCGCCCTGAGCCGGCGGACGCGCGGCGGCGCGGGGCCCGGCGGGACCGGCTCGTTCGAGTGGGCCGTCGGCGACCTGGGCACCGGCGCCGGACTGGACGAGGCCGTGGACGGGGCCGACGTGATCGTCCACGCCGCCTCCAACACCCGCGGGCAGGGCCGGGGCGACGCCGACGCCGTGTGGCGCCTGGTCGAGGCCGCCAAGCGCGGCGGGCGCCGGCCGCACCTGGTCTACATCTCGATCGTCGGCGTGGACCGGCACCACTTCGGCTATTACCAGGCCAAGTACCAGGCCGAGCAGACCATCGAGGCCAGCGGGCTGCCGCACACCGTCCAGCGGACCACGCAGTGGTTCCAGCTGCTCGACACCTTCCTGACGCTGGCGACGAAGTCGCCGCTGGTCCCGGTGCCCTCGGCGCCGTTCCAGCCGCTGGACGCCCACGAGACCGCCGGCCGCCTGGCCGACCTGGCCGGCGGCGAGCCGCTGGGCCGCGCCGAGGACATGGGCGGGCCGGAGCTGCTGGACGGTGCTGAGATCGCGCAGGCGTACCTGCGCGCGACCGGCAAGCGCCGGCTGCTCCTGCCGTTCCGGGTGCCGGGCAAGGCCGGACGGGCGTTCCGGGCCGGGGTGCACACCAGCCCGGAGAACCGGCAGGGCAAGACGACGTGGGCGGAGTACCTGGCGGCCAAGTACGGGGGCTGA
- a CDS encoding SDR family oxidoreductase: protein MQTRTALITGGTSGIGKATAELLHSRGHRVLVTGLDGVADAGLPADVLVVRADARSLPDLDHAIDVARREFGSLDVLFLNAGISRPGPIESTDEAAFDALFEVNVKGAFFTLQKALPLLNDGASVVFTIGAGEGLGAAMTAAKGALLPMMRALALELAPRGIRVNAVSPGLIDTPAYSKLGVTRDMIEAWGEQVPLGRVGAAADVAEAVAFLASAAAGYVTGDNLVVSGGMGVRSQP from the coding sequence ATGCAGACGCGGACAGCTCTCATCACCGGCGGAACCAGCGGCATCGGCAAGGCGACCGCTGAACTGCTCCACTCCCGCGGTCACCGCGTGCTGGTCACCGGCCTGGACGGGGTCGCCGACGCCGGGCTCCCCGCGGACGTCCTGGTCGTGCGCGCCGACGCCCGCTCCCTGCCCGACCTCGACCACGCGATCGACGTCGCCCGCCGCGAGTTCGGCTCCCTCGACGTGCTCTTCCTCAACGCGGGCATATCCCGTCCCGGGCCGATCGAGTCGACGGACGAAGCGGCCTTCGACGCCCTGTTCGAGGTGAACGTCAAGGGCGCCTTCTTCACGCTGCAGAAGGCGCTCCCGCTGCTGAACGACGGCGCCTCGGTCGTGTTCACCATCGGTGCCGGCGAAGGACTCGGCGCCGCCATGACCGCCGCCAAGGGCGCGCTGCTCCCGATGATGCGGGCCCTGGCGCTCGAACTCGCGCCGCGCGGCATCCGCGTCAACGCCGTCAGTCCCGGCCTGATCGACACCCCGGCCTACAGCAAGCTGGGCGTCACTCGGGACATGATCGAAGCCTGGGGCGAACAGGTGCCCCTCGGCCGGGTCGGCGCCGCCGCCGACGTCGCGGAGGCGGTCGCCTTCCTCGCCTCGGCCGCTGCCGGCTACGTCACCGGCGACAACCTGGTCGTCTCCGGCGGAATGGGCGTTCGTTCCCAGCCCTGA